One genomic window of Novosphingobium aureum includes the following:
- a CDS encoding TonB-dependent receptor domain-containing protein: MSSFAVSVPSFGQTQGFNAEEDASAARASDIVVTGTRIRRAAAESPSPIAVVNADQIKATGTQNITDVVNQLPALAVTQTNQTSNLAGNAGINALDLRGMGTQRTLVLVDGRRQVAAIPGTSAVDLSNIPSSLVERVEVITGGASALYGADAVAGVANFILKKDFSGIEANTRYNASTRGDMDTYGFDMLAGANFADNRGNVTVYGFYENTPGTVSGSDRPWTADGYPIYSRADSSQRYVVQDHVRNINTSDSAQVVLGGQLYAIDRDTGALRAPILGPGGFVNARPVDLDTSTEPLGTLLTDGGEYNGRYDGWFLSVPSRRINTRASASFEVSDALNLFANATYADNASKAGYLQMTAFGTDVVPADSPFITDEIRAAAGGSVPAGGLQFARRFMELPAPRTEYDRTMFQAVAGAQGDFSLFSQPWNYSAYYSYGKTTQRVRDVNSTAYDRWYLGLDSTTDADGNAICRSTLDDPGNGCVAINPLVTLTPEMIDYVTYSTHASKSTLTQQVVSGYVSGGLFELPGGAVQLVMGAEYRKERNDIGAIPEYDPDSPLFDPTIGTTAGTLVGNYSVKEAFGELHVPILKAVPFFDTLSIDGALRLSDYSTAGRTTTWKVGGEWAPIPDVRFRATYGQAVRAPNIGELYTANSISGLWITDPCNDYNLQNRVERTEYTAANCAILNPADTASYWLYRDIISSGNLELKPETAKTLTVGAVMQPRFVPGLSLTVDYYNIDLRNAIDAFGPQTLINKCVDQPTLDNIFCPLIERDENGNLESVASQKLNLAQYLTRGIDFGLGYSLPLENVGLGKGRLSIDANYTRLLKRRYTLDPDDPNSVTEYAGVFGSPKWKGVVRTSYANEGFYFTWTLRHFSPMRSSSTVTAEDYEDVYTPDVFYNDFSLSAPLTESIEISGGLNNAFDRKPPRIPGAEAGGANFELSYQSGVYDVIGRTFWLSLRFHR, translated from the coding sequence GCCGGCAATGCGGGTATCAACGCCCTCGACCTGCGCGGCATGGGCACGCAGCGCACGCTCGTTCTGGTCGACGGGCGCCGTCAGGTCGCGGCGATCCCCGGCACTTCGGCGGTCGATCTGAGCAACATTCCCTCGAGCCTCGTCGAGCGCGTCGAGGTCATTACCGGCGGCGCCTCGGCGCTCTATGGCGCCGATGCCGTTGCGGGTGTCGCCAACTTCATCCTCAAGAAGGACTTCTCCGGGATCGAGGCCAATACGCGGTACAACGCCTCGACGCGCGGAGACATGGACACCTACGGCTTCGACATGCTGGCCGGGGCCAACTTCGCCGACAATCGCGGCAATGTCACTGTCTACGGCTTCTACGAGAACACGCCGGGCACGGTGAGCGGCTCGGACCGTCCGTGGACCGCCGATGGCTACCCGATCTATTCACGCGCCGATTCCTCGCAGCGCTACGTCGTTCAGGACCACGTGCGCAACATCAACACGTCCGACTCTGCACAGGTCGTGCTGGGCGGCCAGCTCTATGCGATCGACCGCGACACGGGCGCCCTGCGCGCACCGATCCTGGGGCCGGGTGGCTTCGTCAACGCGCGCCCCGTCGACCTTGATACCTCGACCGAGCCGCTCGGCACGCTGCTGACCGACGGGGGCGAGTACAACGGGCGCTACGATGGCTGGTTCCTCTCGGTTCCCTCGCGGCGCATCAACACCCGCGCCTCGGCGAGCTTCGAAGTGTCCGACGCACTCAACCTCTTCGCGAACGCGACTTATGCGGACAACGCCTCCAAGGCGGGTTACCTGCAGATGACGGCCTTCGGCACCGACGTCGTTCCCGCCGACAGCCCGTTCATCACCGACGAGATCCGCGCGGCAGCGGGCGGTTCGGTGCCCGCCGGCGGGCTGCAGTTTGCGCGCCGCTTCATGGAATTGCCCGCACCGCGTACCGAGTACGATCGCACCATGTTCCAGGCTGTTGCCGGGGCCCAGGGTGACTTCTCGCTGTTCTCGCAGCCGTGGAACTACTCGGCCTACTACAGTTACGGCAAGACGACCCAGCGCGTGCGCGACGTCAACTCGACTGCCTATGACCGCTGGTATCTCGGTCTCGACAGCACCACCGATGCCGATGGCAATGCGATCTGCCGCTCGACGCTCGACGATCCGGGCAATGGCTGCGTTGCGATCAACCCGCTGGTAACGCTGACCCCGGAGATGATCGACTACGTCACCTATTCGACCCATGCCTCGAAATCGACGCTGACCCAGCAGGTCGTCTCGGGCTACGTCAGCGGCGGCCTGTTCGAGCTTCCCGGTGGCGCGGTGCAGCTCGTGATGGGTGCGGAATACCGCAAGGAGCGCAACGATATCGGTGCGATCCCCGAGTACGATCCCGATAGCCCGCTCTTCGATCCCACGATCGGCACCACCGCGGGCACGCTTGTCGGTAACTATTCGGTCAAGGAAGCCTTCGGCGAGTTGCACGTGCCGATCCTGAAGGCGGTGCCGTTCTTCGATACGCTCTCGATCGACGGGGCGCTGCGTCTTTCGGACTACAGCACGGCCGGGCGTACCACGACCTGGAAGGTGGGCGGCGAATGGGCACCGATCCCCGATGTGCGCTTCCGCGCGACCTACGGGCAGGCGGTGCGCGCACCCAACATCGGCGAGCTTTACACCGCCAACAGCATCTCGGGCCTGTGGATCACCGACCCGTGCAACGACTATAACCTGCAGAACCGGGTCGAGCGCACCGAGTATACCGCCGCCAACTGCGCCATACTCAACCCCGCCGATACCGCCAGCTACTGGCTTTACCGGGACATCATCTCCAGCGGCAATCTGGAGCTGAAGCCCGAGACCGCCAAGACGCTGACCGTGGGTGCGGTCATGCAGCCGCGCTTCGTGCCCGGCCTCTCGCTCACCGTCGACTACTACAATATCGACCTGCGCAATGCGATCGACGCCTTCGGTCCGCAGACGCTGATCAACAAGTGCGTCGACCAGCCCACGCTCGACAACATCTTCTGTCCGCTGATCGAGCGTGACGAGAACGGCAATCTGGAATCGGTCGCCAGCCAAAAGCTCAACCTTGCCCAGTACCTGACGCGCGGCATCGACTTCGGGCTGGGCTATTCGCTCCCGCTCGAGAATGTCGGGCTCGGCAAGGGCAGGCTCTCGATCGATGCGAACTACACCCGCCTGCTCAAGCGTCGCTACACGCTCGATCCCGACGATCCCAACTCGGTGACCGAATATGCCGGGGTCTTCGGCTCGCCCAAGTGGAAGGGCGTCGTGCGCACCAGCTATGCCAACGAGGGCTTCTACTTCACCTGGACGCTGCGCCACTTCTCGCCGATGCGTTCGAGCTCGACCGTAACGGCAGAGGACTACGAGGACGTCTATACCCCCGATGTCTTCTACAACGATTTTTCGCTGTCGGCGCCGCTCACCGAATCCATCGAAATCTCGGGTGGCCTCAACAACGCTTTCGACCGCAAGCCGCCGCGTATTCCCGGTGCAGAAGCGGGTGGCGCGAATTTCGAGCTGAGCTACCAGTCGGGCGTCTACGACGTCATCGGTCGCACGTTCTGGCTCTCGCTGCGCTTCCACCGCTGA
- a CDS encoding FadR/GntR family transcriptional regulator: protein MEQSSSGLAQASAERLRAMIYAREPGERIGSLRSIAEELGVGIVTVQQAARVLEHEGLLDVRRGPSGGYYGSRPNAASLERALAAFIRSDPVGWEEVLDITSLLFDELVVAAARGTSTKCKDDLMALLPRISQASGFEAITTLEKEFQNVLFAMVERPLFELLTRVALRFSDDWSSSPLHKAAIDNERWVAGRQRIIAAILDNDPELARFEAHRNNRMLILSAIGKDG from the coding sequence ATGGAACAATCGAGCAGCGGACTGGCACAGGCGAGTGCTGAGCGTTTGCGCGCCATGATCTACGCAAGAGAGCCGGGCGAACGCATCGGATCGCTACGTTCCATCGCAGAAGAGCTGGGCGTGGGCATCGTGACTGTGCAGCAGGCCGCACGCGTGCTCGAACATGAGGGGTTACTCGACGTCAGGCGCGGGCCGAGCGGCGGTTATTATGGCTCGAGGCCCAATGCAGCTTCGCTCGAACGTGCGCTGGCCGCCTTTATTCGCAGCGATCCTGTCGGTTGGGAAGAGGTGCTCGACATCACCTCACTGCTGTTCGACGAGCTCGTTGTGGCAGCGGCGCGAGGTACGAGCACCAAATGCAAGGACGACCTTATGGCCCTCCTGCCGCGGATCAGTCAGGCAAGCGGTTTCGAGGCGATTACAACGCTGGAGAAGGAGTTCCAGAATGTCCTGTTCGCCATGGTCGAACGCCCTCTGTTCGAATTGCTGACCCGCGTAGCGCTGCGGTTCTCGGACGACTGGTCGAGCAGCCCACTACACAAAGCCGCGATAGACAACGAACGCTGGGTTGCCGGACGCCAGCGGATCATTGCGGCGATCCTCGATAACGACCCTGAACTTGCCCGCTTCGAAGCGCATCGAAACAACCGGATGCTGATCCTGTCGGCTATCGGCAAGGATGGGTAA
- a CDS encoding sulfotransferase family protein has product MQLKDIDFVIIGAAKSATTWLQTQLQSDPAVYMPDPELHYFSREYERGEQWYLSQFAPSAHGKTIGEKSNSYLYAGEAAQRLHRDLPQVKLIAQLRNPVERAYSSYCMLFRRGEVGANITAHLDPSLGENAQILGSGNFAAHLQSYIDLFGREKLLILFFEGVAEAPQVQMAQVRAHLGLPAHPLAADAAMKVKDKTAAVVPAHLRKRLAWLKPIVRTRRDTAAFKAARSLIARQTRYPQLTSELRKRLNDYYSPSIEALEQISGQSLTHWYAGTSPAQ; this is encoded by the coding sequence ATGCAGCTCAAGGACATCGACTTCGTCATAATCGGGGCAGCAAAGTCGGCGACGACATGGCTCCAGACACAGCTGCAATCGGACCCGGCAGTCTACATGCCGGATCCGGAACTTCATTACTTCTCGCGCGAATACGAGCGCGGCGAGCAATGGTACCTGTCACAGTTCGCCCCCAGCGCGCATGGCAAGACCATCGGCGAGAAATCCAATTCCTACCTCTATGCAGGTGAAGCGGCCCAGCGCCTCCACCGCGACCTGCCGCAGGTCAAACTCATCGCCCAGCTGCGCAATCCGGTCGAGCGCGCCTATTCGAGCTACTGCATGCTGTTCAGGCGCGGCGAGGTCGGCGCGAACATCACCGCGCACCTCGATCCTTCGCTGGGCGAAAACGCCCAGATCCTGGGCTCGGGCAATTTCGCGGCGCACCTGCAAAGCTATATCGACCTGTTCGGCCGCGAGAAGCTGCTCATCCTGTTCTTCGAGGGGGTTGCCGAGGCGCCACAAGTGCAGATGGCCCAGGTTCGCGCGCACCTTGGGCTGCCCGCACACCCTCTTGCCGCGGATGCAGCGATGAAGGTCAAGGACAAGACCGCTGCCGTGGTCCCCGCCCATCTGCGCAAGCGCCTTGCCTGGCTGAAACCGATTGTGCGCACCCGACGCGACACGGCCGCATTCAAGGCGGCACGCAGCCTGATCGCGCGCCAGACGCGCTACCCGCAGCTGACGAGCGAGCTGCGCAAGCGCCTCAATGACTACTACAGCCCCTCGATCGAGGCGCTCGAGCAGATCAGCGGCCAATCGCTCACCCACTGGTACGCAGGCACCAGCCCGGCGCAGTGA
- a CDS encoding LysR family transcriptional regulator: protein MDRQDRFAGLSEFVATVRLGSFAAAARALGVTGSAIGKSISRLEARLGTKLLHRTTRRLTLTAEGQLYLDACQRIIDDLEGTELAMASGRDTPVGTLHLNLPAAFGRKHVMPILLQLTQQYRQLDLSVMFTERTSNVIDEGIDLAVRIGALGNDADLTARRVGTQRLLICASPDYLARHGAPAAPAELMQRDCIIGWRRAPRPTWLLKDEAGGEIAQEVKVRHEFSDGEAIVAAVLAGEGLSQLPTWLIDKELASGALVAVLEEFAGAEMPIHLVWPSSRYEQPRLRIVIDALAAAAQAQGSGFTPEALSRD from the coding sequence ATGGACAGGCAGGACCGCTTCGCCGGGTTGAGCGAATTTGTCGCGACAGTGCGCTTGGGAAGCTTCGCGGCGGCAGCGCGCGCGCTGGGCGTTACGGGCTCGGCCATAGGCAAGAGTATCTCGCGCCTCGAGGCTCGGCTCGGGACAAAGCTCCTGCACCGCACGACGCGGCGATTGACGCTGACGGCTGAAGGCCAGCTCTATCTCGATGCCTGCCAGCGGATCATCGATGACTTGGAAGGCACCGAACTGGCGATGGCTTCGGGCCGGGATACGCCAGTGGGAACGCTGCACCTCAACCTGCCCGCCGCCTTCGGTCGCAAGCATGTGATGCCGATTCTCCTGCAGCTTACGCAGCAATATCGGCAACTCGACCTGTCCGTGATGTTCACCGAGCGCACCTCCAACGTCATTGACGAAGGCATCGATCTTGCCGTGCGGATCGGCGCACTCGGCAACGATGCAGACCTGACCGCGCGGCGGGTAGGTACCCAGCGCCTCCTGATCTGCGCCTCGCCCGACTATCTTGCTCGTCACGGCGCGCCCGCAGCCCCTGCGGAACTGATGCAGCGCGATTGCATCATCGGATGGCGCAGGGCTCCCCGCCCGACCTGGCTGCTCAAGGACGAAGCCGGGGGTGAAATCGCCCAGGAAGTGAAAGTCCGCCACGAATTCAGCGACGGCGAAGCGATCGTCGCGGCGGTACTGGCCGGAGAAGGCTTGTCGCAGTTGCCGACCTGGCTGATCGACAAGGAGCTGGCCTCAGGCGCCCTGGTCGCGGTGCTTGAGGAATTTGCAGGGGCCGAAATGCCCATCCACCTCGTCTGGCCCAGTTCCCGCTACGAACAGCCTCGTCTGCGCATCGTGATCGATGCCCTGGCAGCCGCGGCGCAAGCGCAGGGATCCGGCTTTACGCCGGAAGCCCTGTCCCGCGACTGA
- a CDS encoding alkene reductase, with translation MTKLFEPFDLSGLTLRNRVVMAPMTRARALDTVPDDLTVKYYSQRAGAGLIISEGAPVSLEGCGYLFNPGLYTAEQAAGWRRVTDAVHAKGGRMFAQLWHVGRVSHTSILGEGQSPVSSSATVGENVWAFGRDEDGVAKSLAASPPRALETEEVVRITQDFVRAARTAIDAGFDGVELHGANGYLFEQFVNGALNQREDRYGGSIENRLRFLLETLDAISAEIGSNRVGVRVSPFGRLFGMEPYADEAETWVTLAGEFEKRSLAYVHLSDQLTIGAEKMPETFARDFRTTYTGTLIAAGGFEKDSAEAALQSGELDLIAFGRPFIANPDLVERMRAGHPIHPADRATWYGDLGARGYTDYPTWTEEEAAQNG, from the coding sequence ATGACAAAGCTTTTCGAGCCCTTCGACCTCTCCGGCCTCACGCTGCGCAACCGTGTCGTCATGGCGCCGATGACCCGGGCCCGGGCGCTCGACACCGTGCCTGATGACCTCACCGTGAAGTACTACAGCCAGCGCGCGGGCGCGGGCCTCATCATCAGCGAAGGCGCGCCTGTTTCACTGGAAGGCTGCGGATACCTCTTCAACCCCGGCCTCTACACGGCCGAGCAGGCCGCGGGCTGGCGCCGCGTGACCGACGCCGTCCACGCCAAGGGCGGGCGCATGTTCGCCCAGCTCTGGCACGTGGGCCGGGTCTCGCACACCTCGATCCTGGGCGAAGGGCAATCGCCTGTCTCGTCCTCGGCCACGGTGGGCGAAAACGTCTGGGCCTTCGGGCGTGACGAGGACGGCGTCGCCAAGAGCCTGGCGGCAAGCCCGCCGCGCGCGCTGGAAACCGAGGAAGTCGTGCGCATCACGCAGGACTTCGTGCGCGCCGCACGCACGGCCATCGACGCCGGTTTCGACGGGGTCGAGCTGCACGGCGCCAATGGCTATCTCTTCGAGCAGTTCGTCAATGGTGCGCTGAATCAGCGTGAGGACCGCTACGGCGGCTCGATCGAGAACCGCCTGCGCTTCCTGCTCGAGACGCTCGATGCGATCAGCGCGGAGATTGGCAGCAACCGCGTGGGTGTGCGCGTCTCCCCGTTCGGCCGCCTCTTCGGCATGGAACCCTACGCCGACGAGGCCGAGACCTGGGTCACGCTGGCGGGCGAATTTGAAAAGCGCAGTCTCGCCTACGTCCACCTCAGCGACCAGCTGACGATCGGCGCGGAAAAGATGCCCGAGACCTTCGCGCGCGATTTCCGCACCACCTACACCGGCACGCTGATTGCCGCGGGCGGCTTCGAGAAGGACAGCGCCGAGGCCGCGCTGCAGTCGGGCGAGCTTGACCTCATCGCCTTCGGCCGCCCGTTCATCGCCAACCCCGACCTGGTCGAACGCATGCGCGCAGGCCACCCGATCCACCCCGCCGACCGCGCCACCTGGTACGGGGACCTCGGGGCGCGCGGCTACACCGATTACCCCACCTGGACCGAAGAGGAGGCCGCCCAAAATGGCTAA
- a CDS encoding LLM class flavin-dependent oxidoreductase, with protein MAKPDIHHENDRDTASDTASLRLSLLDYAPVDEGQSPTDAFGASLRLAQLAEQEGFHRYWVSEHHGISATASNSPEILMSHVASGTSRIRVGSGGVLLPNYSSLKIAENYQLLEALFPGRIDLGFGRAPGGDQRVSGALNDEKSSPLPYPQKVSDLLGFVTGSHPAGSRYSGMKARPETPSPPQPFVLGASGSTAQIAAEAGLGFTFAHFINPTRRGADASKVYREAFRPSHFAQRPQVVVAVFVALGDTEEEAAAYADAFHLWLTHAESHTQFDRVPSLETSAAHVWTQQQLATRAGNEGRLISGTAEQVLAQLRALGAAYGTNEVMINLMMPGEAARTNAVKALSAALRA; from the coding sequence ATGGCTAAACCTGACATCCACCACGAGAACGACCGCGACACGGCCAGCGACACCGCGTCGCTGCGCCTCAGCCTGCTGGACTATGCGCCGGTCGATGAAGGACAGAGCCCCACCGATGCCTTTGGCGCCTCGCTGCGCCTTGCACAGCTGGCCGAACAGGAAGGCTTTCACCGCTACTGGGTCTCCGAACATCACGGCATCTCGGCGACCGCCAGCAACTCGCCGGAAATCCTGATGTCGCATGTCGCCTCGGGCACCTCGCGCATCCGTGTCGGTTCGGGCGGGGTGCTGTTGCCGAACTACTCCAGCCTCAAGATCGCGGAGAACTACCAGCTTCTCGAAGCCCTGTTCCCCGGCCGCATCGACCTGGGATTCGGCCGCGCGCCGGGCGGCGACCAGCGGGTCAGCGGCGCGCTCAACGACGAGAAGAGCAGCCCGCTTCCCTATCCGCAGAAGGTGTCCGACCTGCTCGGCTTCGTGACGGGTTCGCATCCGGCCGGATCGCGCTATTCGGGCATGAAGGCGCGGCCCGAAACGCCGAGCCCGCCCCAGCCTTTCGTGCTGGGGGCCTCGGGATCGACCGCCCAGATCGCGGCCGAGGCGGGCCTTGGCTTCACCTTCGCGCACTTCATCAATCCCACGCGCCGGGGGGCAGATGCCAGCAAGGTCTATCGCGAGGCCTTCCGTCCCTCCCACTTTGCCCAGCGTCCGCAGGTCGTCGTGGCGGTCTTCGTGGCCCTAGGCGATACCGAGGAGGAGGCCGCCGCCTATGCCGACGCGTTCCACCTGTGGCTCACCCACGCCGAGAGCCACACGCAGTTCGACCGCGTGCCCTCGCTGGAGACGAGCGCGGCCCACGTCTGGACGCAGCAGCAGCTCGCGACGCGCGCGGGCAACGAAGGCCGCCTGATCTCGGGCACGGCCGAGCAGGTCCTCGCGCAGTTGCGTGCCCTTGGCGCGGCCTATGGCACGAACGAAGTCATGATCAACCTGATGATGCCGGGCGAAGCTGCGCGCACCAACGCCGTGAAGGCGCTGAGCGCGGCGCTGCGGGCGTAA
- a CDS encoding nuclear transport factor 2 family protein produces MQDKLRALIDKDEIRDLRIRYSHLLDGNRIDELDEVFAADAVVEVTVGRMEGLDAIKAGLKDAYALFDRDGRCHYPFMHPIANHLIELTGPDTATGSCYLVDFETASKADPDPLLLLGLYADEYRRIDDAWRITRSRLDVVWPASSPPPSTSVADRD; encoded by the coding sequence ATGCAAGACAAGCTACGCGCCCTGATCGACAAGGACGAGATTCGCGACCTGCGCATCCGCTATTCGCATCTTCTCGACGGCAACCGGATCGACGAACTCGACGAGGTCTTCGCCGCAGATGCCGTGGTCGAGGTGACCGTCGGCCGGATGGAGGGCCTGGATGCGATCAAGGCCGGACTGAAGGATGCCTATGCGTTGTTCGACCGCGACGGGCGGTGCCACTACCCCTTCATGCACCCCATCGCCAACCACCTGATCGAACTGACCGGGCCCGACACGGCAACCGGCAGCTGCTATCTCGTCGACTTCGAAACTGCCTCCAAGGCCGATCCCGATCCCCTCCTGCTGCTGGGCCTCTACGCCGACGAATACCGCCGCATCGACGACGCCTGGCGCATCACCCGCAGCCGCCTCGATGTCGTCTGGCCAGCTTCCAGCCCACCCCCTTCGACTTCAGTTGCAGATCGTGACTGA
- a CDS encoding polysaccharide pyruvyl transferase family protein: MKKFIITGIQMRNKGSQAMFLSLYCALKKTYRDCDIVGFANKYDTPEQYAFRIMPYDDYTRGIFKYHLNRAALLEPLLTHAVGLWRKSDKWDGQIAAMDKALREADAIFDASGYTLGSGWSKQGGALLLQTIGIARRYGKKIILMPQSFGPFDWDDGDNTGFLRQVKRELSYCTKIYARESEGYACLTDLGLENVALSADLVIREKAFPTSSDICKVHDDTPVQYPGRGSVGFIVNENICRIGDHEAVTSLYARILDKLIEKGEQVYIVNTSTADKGLVDSVLAKVVDRAGIGVISGEYSSPDLIDIISRFKYIVASRYHSVVFAYRSGVPAIILGWASKYTDLAAHFHQQDYVFDIRDPGVDRMVETIDQMSAKHECEAATIGRCLKDIQSSSVVDDALAALRTQPAGAAFGTGLAPAPIDWQASI; encoded by the coding sequence ATGAAGAAGTTCATAATAACCGGCATACAGATGAGAAACAAAGGCTCCCAGGCCATGTTTCTATCCCTGTATTGCGCCCTCAAGAAAACATACAGGGACTGCGATATCGTCGGCTTTGCCAACAAGTACGACACACCGGAGCAATATGCCTTTCGCATAATGCCCTATGACGACTACACCCGCGGCATCTTCAAATACCACCTGAACAGGGCGGCGCTGCTCGAGCCCCTGCTGACCCATGCCGTCGGCCTGTGGCGCAAGAGCGACAAGTGGGACGGCCAGATCGCGGCAATGGACAAGGCCCTGCGCGAGGCCGATGCCATCTTCGATGCCAGTGGCTACACGCTCGGATCGGGCTGGAGCAAGCAGGGCGGCGCCCTGCTGCTGCAGACCATCGGCATTGCGAGGCGCTACGGCAAGAAGATCATCCTGATGCCGCAAAGCTTCGGCCCGTTCGACTGGGACGACGGCGACAACACCGGTTTTCTGAGGCAGGTCAAACGCGAGCTGTCCTATTGCACGAAGATCTACGCACGCGAGAGCGAAGGCTATGCCTGCCTGACGGACCTGGGGCTGGAGAACGTGGCTCTCTCGGCCGACCTCGTCATCAGGGAGAAGGCTTTCCCGACATCGAGCGACATCTGCAAGGTTCACGATGACACCCCGGTACAATATCCAGGGCGCGGCTCGGTCGGGTTCATCGTCAACGAGAACATCTGCCGGATCGGCGATCACGAAGCCGTCACCAGCCTCTACGCCCGGATACTCGACAAGCTGATCGAGAAGGGCGAGCAGGTCTACATCGTCAACACCTCGACCGCCGACAAGGGCCTGGTCGACAGCGTCCTCGCAAAGGTGGTCGACAGGGCCGGCATCGGTGTGATCTCGGGTGAATACTCAAGTCCCGACCTGATAGATATCATCAGTCGTTTCAAGTACATCGTCGCTTCGCGATACCACTCGGTGGTGTTCGCCTACAGGAGCGGTGTCCCCGCGATCATTCTCGGTTGGGCGAGCAAGTACACGGATCTCGCGGCCCATTTCCATCAGCAGGACTACGTGTTCGACATAAGGGACCCGGGCGTAGACCGCATGGTCGAAACGATCGACCAGATGAGCGCGAAGCATGAATGCGAAGCGGCCACGATAGGCCGGTGCCTGAAGGACATCCAGTCCAGCTCCGTTGTCGACGACGCCTTGGCTGCCTTGCGCACCCAGCCTGCCGGCGCAGCATTCGGCACCGGGCTCGCACCCGCGCCAATCGACTGGCAGGCATCGATCTGA
- a CDS encoding aldehyde dehydrogenase family protein, with protein MTFQKPDNDILPRSTLVIGDSAEENGSGESYAHVYPATGTVTREIRLANADDVDRAAAAARAAFPAWRAMPGDKRRDLFMKLAGVLEARSAEFIPSLVSENGSVAMTAPYMGYDAAQKFRYFGGWCDKIHGRTIPMWGAPAHDYVAYDPFGTIGIIIPWNGPLFAATMVMAPALAAGNCIVLKAPDIAPYSTMKLMEIIGDVGFPPGVVNLVTGGAEAGDAMVAHPAIDKIEFIGSGRTAQKVLTRAAERLKPVGLELGGKSAVIVFDDADLMAAAKKGLGGAVSSNGQGCVNGTRLLVQRGVYDKYLGILSQMAAHVATGDPFDPKTVLGPVISESALKRISGMVERGVGGGGRIVAGGDRLGGECSDGFFLPVTILADVENESEIAQNEVFGPVLAVTPFDTEEEAIALANGTEYGLGAYVHTQNLRRAHHVTGQLQAGMIHVNGGGEAMQPNCPFGGFKKSGHGRLGGVEGLHEFLQPKNIWMSLAAPEG; from the coding sequence GTGACATTCCAGAAGCCCGACAACGACATCCTGCCCCGCTCCACCCTTGTCATTGGTGACAGTGCGGAAGAAAATGGCAGCGGCGAAAGCTACGCGCATGTCTATCCCGCGACCGGTACGGTCACGCGCGAGATCAGGCTGGCCAATGCCGACGATGTTGACCGGGCTGCGGCGGCGGCGCGTGCAGCCTTTCCCGCCTGGCGTGCGATGCCGGGCGATAAGCGCCGTGACTTGTTCATGAAGCTGGCCGGTGTGCTCGAGGCGAGGTCTGCTGAATTTATTCCCAGCCTCGTTTCGGAAAACGGGTCGGTAGCGATGACCGCACCCTACATGGGCTATGATGCGGCACAGAAGTTCCGCTATTTCGGCGGCTGGTGCGACAAAATTCACGGGCGCACCATCCCGATGTGGGGTGCTCCCGCGCACGATTATGTCGCTTACGACCCCTTCGGAACGATCGGCATCATCATCCCTTGGAACGGCCCCCTGTTCGCCGCCACCATGGTGATGGCCCCGGCGCTGGCCGCGGGCAATTGCATCGTCCTCAAGGCTCCGGACATCGCGCCCTACAGCACGATGAAGCTGATGGAGATCATCGGCGATGTCGGCTTTCCGCCCGGCGTGGTCAATCTGGTCACTGGCGGTGCCGAGGCGGGCGACGCGATGGTAGCGCATCCCGCCATCGACAAGATCGAATTCATCGGCTCGGGCCGGACCGCGCAAAAGGTGCTGACGCGCGCGGCTGAGCGGCTGAAGCCGGTCGGCCTCGAACTGGGTGGAAAATCAGCGGTGATCGTGTTCGACGATGCCGATCTGATGGCAGCCGCGAAGAAGGGGTTGGGCGGCGCCGTCTCCTCCAACGGCCAAGGCTGCGTCAACGGCACGCGGCTGCTCGTCCAGCGCGGCGTCTATGACAAGTATCTGGGCATTTTGTCGCAGATGGCGGCCCATGTCGCCACAGGCGATCCGTTCGATCCGAAGACGGTGCTGGGCCCGGTAATTTCCGAAAGCGCGCTCAAGCGTATTTCGGGCATGGTCGAACGCGGCGTCGGCGGAGGCGGTCGCATCGTTGCGGGTGGCGACAGGCTGGGCGGCGAATGCAGCGATGGTTTCTTCCTGCCCGTGACCATCCTTGCCGATGTCGAGAACGAGAGCGAAATCGCGCAGAATGAAGTGTTCGGCCCGGTCCTAGCCGTCACCCCTTTCGATACCGAAGAGGAAGCGATCGCGCTAGCCAATGGCACCGAATACGGGCTGGGCGCTTATGTTCACACGCAGAACTTGCGCCGCGCGCATCATGTTACGGGCCAGCTTCAGGCGGGCATGATCCATGTGAATGGCGGGGGTGAGGCGATGCAGCCGAATTGCCCATTCGGCGGCTTCAAGAAGAGCGGCCACGGACGTCTGGGCGGTGTAGAAGGGCTGCACGAATTCTTGCAGCCCAAGAACATCTGGATGAGCCTCGCGGCGCCTGAGGGTTAA